Proteins from a genomic interval of Gossypium hirsutum isolate 1008001.06 chromosome A09, Gossypium_hirsutum_v2.1, whole genome shotgun sequence:
- the LOC107957177 gene encoding flavonol 7-O-rhamnosyltransferase has product MTNFSNGVHVLMIPFPASGHIFPLTDLAHQILLRGLTVTIMVTPKNRHYLNSLLSLHSSSNLQTLVLPFPSHSSIPHGVENMQDVDISFVPDFEAALSKLHDPLVNWFENHVLPPTAIVSDMLLSSWTPLLASHLGVPDVCFVVTNAHAVSSWWVNDLDSMPECYRKQHLGCIQSWGLVFNSFNEIDNQKLKLIKEELTEHDRLWAVGPLLPIKGRLSSLGEEQYQVMSWLDSCKKVGKSVVYVAFGTQITLTKQQMEAVASALEESMVRFIWVVKEPMKGLGIVDDDDRNVVPPGFEDRVAERGVVIKGWAPQLAILGHPAVGSYLTHCGWNSALEGILAEVLLLAWPMQADHFHNTALLVDELGVAVRVCEGLETVPDASKLARALSGSLTMNLPERIRTKKLRKTALDSIREGGSSYKALDGFVEQLSSLSVMNREEK; this is encoded by the coding sequence aTGACAAACTTCAGCAATGGAGTCCACGTTCTAATGATCCCATTCCCAGCATCGGGACATATTTTTCCCCTTACGGATTTAGCCCACCAAATCCTCCTTCGTGGCTTAACAGTGACGATCATGGTCACACCCAAAAACCGTCATTATCTCAACTCGCTCCTCTCTTTACATTCTTCTTCCAATCTTCAAACCTTGGTCCTTCCTTTCCCTTCCCACTCTTCAATCCCTCATGGTGTCGAAAATATGCAAGACGTCGACATATCTTTTGTCCCAGATTTTGAAGCTGCCTTGAGTAAGCTCCATGATCCTTTAGTTAACTGGTTTGAAAATCACGTTTTGCCTCCTACCGCCATTGTTTCCGACATGTTGCTTAGTTCTTGGACTCCTTTGTTAGCTTCCCATCTTGGGGTCCCGGATGTATGTTTCGTCGTCACCAATGCTCATGCAGTGTCTTCTTGGTGGGTGAATGATCTTGATTCCATGCCTGAATGTTATAGGAAACAGCATCTCGGTTGTATTCAGAGCTGGGGTTTGGTCTTCAACTCGTTTAATGAGATAGACAATCAAAAGTTGAAGCTCATAAAAGAAGAGTTAACCGAACACGATCGTTTATGGGCTGTTGGTCCTTTGCTCCCCATTAAAGGTAGACTAAGTTCCCTTGGGGAAGAACAATATCAAGTTATGTCGTGGCTTGATTCTTGTAAGAAAGTTGGCAAATCAGTGGTATATGTCGCATTTGGAACACAGATAACATTGACGAAGCAACAAATGGAGGCAGTCGCTTCAGCGTTAGAAGAAAGTATGGTTCGTTTCATTTGGGTTGTAAAGGAACCAATGAAAGGACTGGGaattgttgatgatgatgatcGAAACGTGGTTCCACCAGGGTTCGAAGATCGTGTTGCAGAGAGGGGTGTTGTGATCAAAGGCTGGGCACCCCAGTTGGCTATCCTTGGCCACCCTGCGGTTGGTTCGTATTTGACTCATTGTGGGTGGAATTCTGCACTTGAAGGCATCCTTGCCGAGGTTCTATTGCTTGCATGGCCCATGCAAGCTGATCATTTCCATAATACCGCGCTGTTGGTTGATGAGTTAGGAGTTGCGGTTCGAGTTTGTGAGGGTTTAGAGACTGTCCCTGATGCATCCAAACTGGCTCGAGCCTTGTCTGGTTCCTTGACCATGAACCTGCCTGAGAGGATTCGGACCAAGAAGTTAAGGAAGACTGCACTGGACTCCATTAGAGAAGGTGGAAGTTCTTATAAGGCTTTAGATGGCTTTGTGGAACAACTATCTTCTCTCAGTGTAATGAATAGGGAGGAAAAGTAA
- the LOC107957175 gene encoding tetrapyrrole-binding protein, chloroplastic yields the protein MTTHSLASLHHQYSFLKRLSNSESIPLPPSSLFLHPYPSSSSFSTTNTTSSTTTTFSLSPTTSSSTPTTSNPISFDTLKHHLSTQNFFQADEETRRLLIVLAGEAAQKRRYVFFSEVQFISEADLKAIDELWKQYSNNKFGYSVQKRLWQKANKDFTKFFIKVGWMKKLDTEIEQYNYRAFPNEFTWELNDETPEGHLPLTNALRGTQLLNSILSHPAFEGEEDEKEAEVKGSLRDNGPKPLSSLFPKPDYSF from the coding sequence ATGACCACCCACTCTCTAGCATCCCTTCACCACCAATACTCTTTCCTCAAACGCCTCTCCAACTCAGAATCCATCCCCCTTCCACCTTCCTCCCTTTTCCTCCACCCCTAcccctcctcctcctccttctcCACTACCAACACAACCTCTTCCACAACCACCACTTTCTCTCTTTCTCCTACAACTTCCTCCTCCACCCCCACCACTTCCAACCCTATCTCTTTTGACACCCTCAAACACCACCTTTCCACTCAGAACTTCTTCCAAGCCGACGAAGAGACACGCCGCTTGCTCATAGTTCTAGCCGGTGAAGCAGCTCAGAAACGCCGATATGTCTTCTTCTCCGAGGTCCAGTTCATCTCCGAAGCTGACCTCAAAGCTATTGACGAGCTCTGGAAACAGTACAGCAACAACAAGTTCGGTTACAGTGTGCAGAAAAGGTTGTGGCAAAAAGCCAACAAGGACTTCACCAAATTCTTCATCAAAGTGGGTTGGATGAAGAAGCTCGACACTGAAATTGAACAATACAATTACAGAGCTTTCCCTAATGAGTTTACATGGGAACTCAACGATGAAACACCCGAGGGTCATCTGCCATTAACCAATGCTTTGAGAGGAACGCAGTTGCTTAACAGTATCCTTAGCCACCCAGCTTTTGAGGGTGAAGAAGACGAAAAAGAAGCTGAAGTTAAAGGGAGTTTAAGAGATAATGGTCCGAAGCCTCTTAGCAGCTTATTTCCAAAACCAGATTATAGCTTTTGA